A genomic region of Thermodesulfovibrio aggregans contains the following coding sequences:
- a CDS encoding response regulator yields MKILVVDDDKTTRKMISLILKSKGYEVVTAENGLEALQKLGIDKINLILTDMNMPYMDGIEFTKQVRSNPEIASIPIVMITTEADEDEKKRAFEAGVDDYLVKPTNAEQITESMKKILKKILGK; encoded by the coding sequence ATGAAAATTCTTGTGGTAGATGATGATAAAACAACACGAAAGATGATTTCTCTAATTTTGAAAAGTAAAGGATATGAAGTTGTTACTGCTGAGAACGGTCTTGAAGCATTACAGAAACTCGGTATTGATAAAATAAACTTAATTCTCACAGATATGAATATGCCATATATGGATGGGATAGAGTTTACAAAACAGGTTAGGTCAAATCCTGAGATTGCAAGTATTCCAATTGTTATGATAACAACAGAGGCTGATGAAGATGAAAAAAAGAGAGCCTTTGAAGCAGGAGTTGATGACTATTTAGTAAAACCTACAAATGCTGAACAGATTACTGAAAGTATGAAAAAGATATTGAAAAAAATTTTAGGGAAATAA
- a CDS encoding chemotaxis response regulator CheY gives MFNFKIKVLVVDDFPTMRRIIKNLLKQLGFENVEEAENGEDALKKLKSGDYGLVISDWNMPVMEGIELLKHIRSDPKLKDLPFLMVTAEAEKEKVIEAIKAGVDNYIVKPFTGEVLKEKLEKIAQKRPSLKGGQ, from the coding sequence ATGTTTAACTTCAAAATAAAAGTTTTGGTAGTTGATGATTTTCCAACAATGCGAAGAATTATAAAAAATCTCTTGAAACAGCTCGGATTTGAAAATGTTGAAGAGGCAGAAAATGGAGAGGACGCTTTAAAAAAGCTAAAAAGTGGAGACTATGGACTTGTTATTTCAGACTGGAACATGCCAGTAATGGAAGGAATAGAACTTTTAAAACATATAAGAAGCGACCCTAAACTCAAAGATTTACCTTTTTTAATGGTTACAGCAGAGGCAGAGAAGGAAAAGGTTATTGAAGCTATAAAAGCAGGAGTTGACAATTACATAGTGAAACCTTTCACAGGAGAAGTTTTAAAGGAAAAACTGGAAAAGATTGCTCAGAAAAGACCATCTCTTAAAGGAGGA
- a CDS encoding CheR family methyltransferase yields MTTLTASSSLSINDEVFRQLRDFIYEKTGIYVPDNKKYFLENRLSRILKEKNFRSYEDYLYFLRYSANKHDIAKLFDAITTNETFFFREPQQFEVFSNNLVPQIIKENSQMGRKDIKIWSAACSTGEEPYTIAMILLEKPELVSFRKEIYASDISESVLMSARKGMYGSYSIRNVPPQYMAKYFKDSGGVYVLSETVKSMVKFMNINLIEEKEVKQLKGIDVVFCRNVLIYFDEKAKKKAVSLIYDVLRPKGYLFVGTSESLHNITRAFRPVVINKVVVYQKV; encoded by the coding sequence ATGACAACATTAACTGCTTCCTCTTCTTTATCCATAAATGATGAAGTATTCAGGCAACTGAGAGATTTTATTTATGAAAAAACAGGAATCTATGTGCCTGACAATAAAAAGTACTTTCTTGAGAACAGACTTAGCAGGATTCTTAAAGAAAAAAACTTTCGTAGCTATGAAGATTATCTTTATTTTTTAAGATACAGTGCAAATAAGCATGATATTGCAAAGCTCTTTGATGCAATCACAACAAATGAAACTTTTTTCTTTAGAGAGCCTCAGCAGTTCGAAGTATTTTCAAATAATCTTGTCCCTCAGATAATCAAGGAAAACTCACAGATGGGAAGAAAAGACATAAAGATATGGTCTGCTGCCTGTTCAACAGGAGAAGAACCTTATACAATTGCAATGATATTGCTTGAAAAACCTGAATTAGTCTCTTTTAGAAAAGAAATATATGCCTCTGATATAAGTGAATCAGTTTTAATGTCTGCAAGAAAAGGTATGTATGGTTCCTATTCTATTCGCAATGTGCCTCCACAGTATATGGCAAAGTATTTTAAAGATTCGGGCGGTGTTTATGTTCTTTCCGAAACTGTAAAGTCAATGGTAAAATTTATGAATATAAATCTCATAGAAGAAAAAGAAGTTAAACAGCTTAAGGGCATTGATGTGGTATTTTGTAGAAATGTTTTGATATACTTTGATGAAAAAGCAAAAAAGAAGGCAGTGTCTTTAATTTATGATGTTTTACGACCTAAAGGATATTTATTTGTTGGAACATCAGAGAGTCTTCATAATATTACAAGAGCATTTCGTCCTGTTGTGATTAATAAAGTTGTAGTATATCAAAAAGTCTGA